The following are encoded in a window of Halorarum salinum genomic DNA:
- the truD gene encoding tRNA pseudouridine(13) synthase TruD, with translation MREAHPRERVVGVDFYVSDADGIGGRLREEPEDFVVRERERMDPEPVDSDPGSYPHVLLRVTLRGWDTNDFAGRLSDDLGISRERVSWAGTKDKHAVTTQLFTVDGIDPDDLPEVPDADVAVLGRTGRALTFGDLAGNEFEVRVRDAEGDPAPVTADLRAFAGGGDGAGDADGDDGAGGAGDDAASDDDPVTVAVPNYFGHQRFGSRRPVTHDVGLHVLRGDWRGAVLAYVGNPYDTEPEDSQAAREVVEREADAAEPDWTAALDAMPGRLRYERSMLHRLADGAGWREALEAVPSNLQRLFVNAAQSYAFNRIVSERLRRRLPFHRPVEGDVCCFAERETKHPKPDPDRAQRATEGRVDVLARHCERGRAFVTAPLVGTGTEFADGEPGEIEREVLAELGVERGDFALPGEFESTGTRRAVALPTDLAVGGRDGDPVFSFALPSGAYATTVLREYLKTDPERL, from the coding sequence ATGCGGGAGGCCCACCCCCGCGAGCGGGTCGTCGGCGTCGACTTCTACGTCAGCGACGCCGACGGCATCGGCGGCCGCCTCCGCGAGGAGCCGGAGGACTTCGTCGTCCGCGAGCGCGAGCGGATGGACCCCGAACCCGTCGACTCGGACCCCGGCTCCTACCCGCACGTCCTCCTCCGGGTCACGCTCCGGGGCTGGGACACCAACGACTTCGCCGGCCGCCTGTCGGACGACCTGGGGATCAGCCGCGAGCGCGTCTCCTGGGCCGGCACGAAGGACAAGCACGCCGTGACGACCCAGCTTTTCACCGTCGACGGGATCGACCCCGACGACCTCCCCGAGGTGCCGGACGCCGACGTGGCGGTGCTCGGCCGGACCGGCCGCGCGCTCACCTTCGGCGACCTCGCCGGCAACGAGTTCGAGGTCCGGGTCCGCGACGCGGAGGGCGACCCCGCGCCCGTCACCGCCGACCTCCGGGCGTTCGCCGGCGGCGGTGACGGCGCCGGCGATGCCGACGGCGACGATGGTGCGGGTGGCGCGGGCGACGACGCGGCGTCGGACGACGACCCCGTCACCGTCGCCGTCCCGAACTACTTCGGCCACCAGCGGTTCGGCAGCCGACGCCCCGTCACCCACGACGTCGGCCTCCACGTCCTCCGGGGCGACTGGCGCGGCGCGGTGCTCGCGTACGTCGGGAACCCGTACGACACGGAACCCGAGGACTCCCAGGCCGCCCGCGAGGTGGTCGAACGGGAGGCCGACGCCGCCGAACCGGACTGGACCGCCGCCCTCGACGCGATGCCCGGACGGCTCCGCTACGAGCGGTCGATGCTCCACCGACTCGCCGACGGGGCCGGCTGGCGCGAGGCGCTCGAGGCGGTCCCGTCGAACCTCCAGCGCCTCTTCGTCAACGCCGCGCAGTCGTACGCCTTCAACCGAATCGTGAGCGAGCGACTCCGCCGCCGGCTACCGTTCCACCGTCCCGTGGAGGGGGACGTCTGCTGCTTCGCGGAGCGGGAGACGAAGCACCCCAAGCCCGATCCCGACCGCGCCCAGCGCGCCACCGAGGGTCGAGTGGACGTGCTCGCGCGCCACTGCGAGCGCGGCCGGGCGTTCGTCACCGCCCCGCTCGTCGGCACCGGAACCGAGTTCGCGGACGGGGAGCCGGGGGAGATCGAGCGCGAGGTGCTGGCCGAACTCGGGGTCGAGCGCGGGGACTTCGCGCTCCCCGGCGAGTTCGAGTCGACCGGGACGCGTCGCGCGGTGGCGCTTCCGACCGACCTCGCGGTCGGCGGGCGGGACGGCGACCCGGTGTTCTCGTTCGCGCTCCCCTCGGGGGCGTACGCGACGACGGTGCTCCGGGAGTACCTGAAGACCGACCCCGAGCGGCTCTGA